One genomic segment of Bradyrhizobium prioriisuperbiae includes these proteins:
- a CDS encoding (2Fe-2S)-binding protein, protein MPTLNINGRNMSVEAANDTPLLWIIREQLQMTGTKFGCGAGLCGACTVHVNGEAVRSCQTALSEAVGKKITTIEGLSAKGDHPLQKAWIAEQVPQCGYCQSGQIMQAASLLSKNTNPTKDEVIAHMDGNLCRCMTYSRIQKAIMRAASDMRTASNAGNDRRNT, encoded by the coding sequence ATGCCCACTCTCAACATCAATGGACGGAATATGTCCGTCGAGGCGGCCAACGATACGCCGCTGCTCTGGATCATCCGCGAGCAATTGCAGATGACCGGCACGAAGTTCGGCTGCGGCGCGGGACTTTGCGGCGCATGCACGGTGCATGTGAACGGTGAAGCCGTTCGCTCTTGCCAGACCGCGCTCAGCGAAGCCGTCGGCAAGAAGATCACCACCATCGAAGGACTGAGCGCCAAGGGCGATCATCCGCTGCAGAAGGCCTGGATCGCCGAGCAGGTGCCGCAATGCGGTTACTGCCAGTCCGGGCAGATCATGCAGGCGGCCTCGCTGCTGTCGAAGAACACCAACCCGACCAAGGATGAGGTCATCGCCCACATGGACGGCAATCTCTGCCGCTGCATGACCTATTCCCGGATTCAGAAAGCCATCATGCGTGCCGCATCCGACATGCGCACCGCGTCGAACGCGGGCAACGATCGGAGGAACACATGA